GAAAGTTGCTCATCTGCTTCGTCCTCTTCTTGTGGATCACCGAATGAGGAAAAAGACAGAGTGAAAAGTTTTGATTTAAGACGGTTTGCTAATGGTACTCACCGTCGATTACATTGTTTTTTAGTAAAGAGATTCTGAATGTTTTTGGAGTCGGACGAACTCTGTCTCTCACTTCAGGTTTTCTCTGagatttctttaacttttccTGCAGAGTGATTGTCATGAACAGTAGGAAAACCAGAGTTTGTCTACTTTATCAAAGGCAACTTGTTACATTCAAATTACAGACCATCCCCACATCTGATTCATCTCTCAGAATATCTTTTGAGAATTCCTTTCCAGTAAATTGTTTCCAATTTCCCCTTCTTCGTTGTACTTTTAACAATTCTTAATCGAGATCAGAATATTATTCTTGTTGGAACTCTCTTTTATTAACCCCTATGTGACTAATTTTTCTGCGTTGCTTTTATCTTTCTCGGATTCTGTTTGGAAATTTTTGAAGAACTCATGGGGATGGCAAATTTCTTCTGCACGTTGGCCCTCATTCCCCGAGAACATCAGTACCTCGAAGTTCTACCATTATAATAATCATACCAAGTTTAACTTCGTGAATACAAACAAattgtgttatttaattttctgTAGAATTGTCTGTAAACTTGGACTTAGGGACAATAGACAGGGTAGGAGTTAGAGTTCATAacctatatatttatttatcgaACCCCAAGATCGATGTCTCATAGATTTTAGAAGAAGTTTTACGTAATTAAGAGATTTTTGGACCTTGTTTCTTTAGATTTGATttcaactatttttaaaaattaaattcaagtgTGATTTATTATATTGAAATTACTGTCTTTAAGTTTATGATtccaagagagagaaaaaaattagcTAAAAGTTGGTCAGTCGTAAAGGTGAAGTAGTTAGATAGAACCTTGTTTTTACCCAATTTTTATATCACGGCTGAAAGAGAGAGAGACACACACAGAGATTTTTTATGTTTTGCCAGTTTTGAAGTTGCTGTCATTTCTTCGTGAAAAAGAGTGtggaaagaagaagatgagtagGCACTAGGCAGTAGCGGTTAAGTGAAACCTATGTCCAACCCATCTGACCTTGGCCTTCCCGTGAGAAAACTAATGGGCCGAGAACTATTTTTAGAAGTCTTTTACACTGATCTCCCTCTCAAGTGTTTAGTCTTATCTTACACTCCCACCACTCATGACTCAAGAGACCATAACCCCCCACTTGCCCTGGTCTCCCTCGAGTTCTAAGGGGACCCCTACCCCATAACCGCTAAATCTGGTTTACCACCAAAATCAACCTCCCACGGTAACTGCCTATTCACGCTGTGGCAGTTTTTCGCTGTTTTGCGCTATACCCATTGTATTATAGCAGATGTTCTGTAACGCATTCTTGACCTGCTTGTTATTGCCTGATCTCGTTCAGTTCGGGGTTCTCTTCAAGAGAAAGCACCCATTGCTGTTATTACCAAATTTTTATTCAGCTAGATCTGGGGTCTGTAAAGATGTAtgcttttctttccttttctttttgtttgtgGGGTTTACTCGATGCTTTCATAATTTATAGCAATCTGTACCGTTTTCACTTTTGGTTGTGCAGCAGTGATAGAAATGATGCAGAGAACTTTCTCCCCTTTTTGCAGTTGGTATTATTCAGATGATTGCGGGATGAGGGAAGAAATCCATGACCGCTCGGATGTGTTCTGATATGAAGATTTTCATCGATGTGGTCTGATTTTGATTGTGTGGATGGATGTATTTGAATCAGATTCAATAAGGAAGCATTCAACAGGGGAGACCCCGAGACTTCCACTGGGTCTGGCTGAGAGAAACAATGTACCCACCACTCGACGTTCTCGGACACGAGAAGTTAGTTCTAGATACAAGTCACCTACTCCCTCAGCCCTTTCCACGCCTCGGCGCTGTCCATCGCCGAATGCCTCAAGAACTGTGCTTGCTTCCTCCCAAATGGTGCAGAAAAGAGCCATATCGGCTGAGAGGAAACGGCCTTCCACACCTCCTTCCCCAACGAGTCCATCAACTCGGGCTCATGACGTATCTGCTGATTTGAAATTGTCTTCAAGAAGGACGGCGGGCAGTCGAATGGCAGAAAGTTTATGGCCTTCGACCATGCGGAGTTTGAGTGTCTCTTTCCAGTCTGACATAATTTCTATTCCTGTCAGTAAGAAGGAAAAACCAGTCCCTGCATCTCCTTCTGATCGAACATTGAGGCCGTCTTCAAATTTTGCTCACAAGCACGTTGAAACGCATATGGTTTCAAGGAAACCTACACCAGAGAGAAAGAGGAGTCCCCTTAAAGGAAAGAATGTTTCTGATCAGTTGGAGAATTCTAAGCCAATTGATAGCTTGCATACCCGGCTTATAGATCAGCAGAGGTGGCCGAGTAGAATTGGTGGGAAGGTATCATTAAATGCATTAAGTCGAAGTGTGGATCTTGCTGATAAAATAATTCGGAGTTCTACTGGACCACTTCCAGGAATTGGGTTATCTTCATTAAGGAGAACTTCGTCTGATTCTATGAACAAACTTTTGCAGAGACCTAATAATGATTCTACGAGGATTCTTCCACCATATGATGGTCTTAGAATGGAAGATGAAACAAATTCAGTTGATGATTGTTCATTGCAGCCATCAGGAATTCCTAGGCTTGCTTCCAATTGCTTACCAGATAGGTTAAAACCAATACCAGTTGTCAGATCTCAGTCTTTGACATTACCTGGATCTCGTCTACCTTCACCCATTAGAACCTCAGTGCCATCAGCCTCTGTTTCTAGAGGATCAAGTCCAATCCGGCCAAGACCATCAACTCCTCCTAGGGGTGTGAGTCCATCTCGAGCCAGGCCAACTAATTCCATTCAATCCAACAGTTCAACTTCGGTGCTCAGTTTCATTGCAGATTTTAAGGGTAAAAAGGGTGCTAATTATATTGAAGATGCTCACCAGCTGCGGCTATTATACAATAGATATATGCAATGGAGATTTTCCAATGCACGAGCAGAGGCTGTACTTGACATGAATAAAGTAAATGCAGAGGTGTGCATCTTATATTTGTAGAATTCAGTAACCTTTTCTTTCTTATCTATCTGATTGAAGTTTTTTGCGTGAGATTTTCCATGGACGTTTTCTTTTGCTCATTTAGCTATGTAACCTATTACATGGTTCTCTTCATCTTTTTGATGTAATGACAGAATATTTTGTCTGTTAAAGATAGAGATTGTGATGCTTGTAATATTTTTGTAGCCCTTAGCTAAACTTGCTTGTTATTTAGAATACAGTATgtattttgttctttatttgagattaattcCCTTTGACCAATTTGGAGGATGCCCAATCATCCTTACATTTGTATGACTTTAAAATTGATGTACTTTCATTCCATGTTCTTATAGGGAGAAGTAAATACCGTTTAACTTGTCAGTGATTAGAATTTTTGTTGGTTCTGCTTTCATACACTCAATCCCGTGTAATACTTTCTTTCTATTCAGCCATTATTTTTTCTCCAGTTGGTTATAGAAAATCTTTATTGAGAAATAGGTTAACttagtttttaaattgaaatatcctgtatgttatttttttatctcATGATATTTATTGTGGATCTCCTTGTGAATTGGTGCTTTGTGTCCTATTCTATTTGTCAATGGTGTCATAACTTCCCGGTGGATGACTAGTTAACATTTGTGTCCTTTGCTGGTGGCCCAGAAAATGCTATGTAATGTCTGGAAAGCTATGATACGTATTTGGGATTCAGTAACCAGAAATAGAATTGATCTCCATATGCTGAAGCTAGAGCTTAAGCTGAATAAAATTATGAACGATCAAGTAAGTCCTTTTTTTAACTTATATGCTCTAACAGAGAAAGTGAGCTTTTGATTTGTCCAGAGAATGTCTCACTGTTTAGCATTAAATTTGTTTGTTCCCTCATGGGCAGTACATGTACATAAACACAGCAGCAGAATTTTATATACTGTGATTTatatgaagattttttttttccttttgaagaaacataaatttcattgataaaataaaaacatacaaaAGGGAAGGAAGGGCAACCACCAAGGTTGGATTATTAAAAACTTCTCCACCAAGGGTGAGTAGGGGTGTAGAAATTAAATGGATGCAGCATTTACATCAGGAGACAGCTGTAAAAGGAACCAATTTAATTGAGCTGTCTAAAGATTGGGAAATCCATCCTCTTATATATCCAACTTCTTAATGAAATAGCTTAATTTTGTGGCCACTCttaatttgacatttaaatATTGCTTGCTATATTATGCAGGATAGCTAAATTATTTTATCTTATCATTCTAAAATCGATGATATGTCTCCAAAATTGTCATGGTGGTAGTCGTTGGCTTTGAATACAAATTTAACTCATAGCTTTCTCTTCTTATCTGAGAAGATCACCTGAAGCTTTTGAGTGAACACCCAATTTTTTTAGAACATCGTCGAATGTTTTCCACCtgtctttaattttatttaaggtGATGGAGATACTGCTTTGTGTTTAGAGCTAacaagaagaggaaaataaagAGAAACAGGAAGTATAGGATATGGTTTATTTCGATGCTTTTACTTAGGTCAATGTTTTGAAAGCTTTTGGAACTCTTTTTTCGTTCTCGATTCATTCATTCATTGGTTTCAAGGATTGtcttttgtaatttctttcaTGTTACCTTGTAGGACATCTCCTTTTAAATTCTATTTACCTCTTCTTTTTGTCAAAACATGATGTAAACTATTATAATAATGAAAATCCAGATGTCCTACCTTGATGAGTGGGATTCACTTGAGAGAGACCATATCAATTCGTTGTCAGGTGCATTGTTAGATCTTGAAGCAAGCACTCTTCGAGTTCCAGTAACTGCAGGGGCAACGGTATGTCAGGTTGTAAAAagtcttcaaattttgattattgaattaGTTTCAGACTCATGGAGTAGACATTTGTACTTGTGCAGGCAGATGTTGAATCATTAAAAGGTGCAATCTGCTCAGCTCTTGACGTGATGCAAGTAATGGCATCCTCCATATGCTCCTTGCTTTCACAGGTGAGGTTTGAACTGACTTTTTCGACGTTGTGAGTGATAATTTATTAAGTTCTTCTCCTGTTCCTTTTACATGTGCGGTAATGAGACATTCTAATATTGGTTcattatgttatgaatgagtcttcaaagccTCACAGATAGCAATTTGGAGGTTGATAATGTCCTGTTCCTTTTATTGTTAGCTTTAACACCTATTTGTGGACGTCAGTGTATCGAGCTTTTTGTAATTATCATATACGAGCTTATCCTTTTGAATTGGATTCTGTTTCAACTTAGCTAGAGTTTGAACTCTTTTTGTTGGGCTGGTTTTTGATGCCCTTATATGTTCTTTTATTTTGCTTCATGAaagcttgattttttttttttctttaaaaaaaatgggaacTCCCTTGAGATTCATTTGACAAATTGAGGCAACTTAGAATATAAGGTTTTGACGAACTCCCTTGTGTTGAGCCTCTTGTTAGGGGTGGGGTCCAAACTAAATTGGAAAAAACTTCAAAATCCCAACCAAACTAACCAAGTTTTAGTGTAAGCCATAAATATTGATATGTTCAGTTTCATAAAAGGTTCAAATCCTATTTTAGTTCTTGATCTCTTAAATTTGTTCAATTCAAGTCTCTAAACTGTCAAATTGTCCTTTTGATACAAGAACTTCACACTTGTTCTATTTTAATTCCTAGACTTTCATAATCCATTTTAGTCTCTAGACAACttaaaaactaactattttggttattgctgctatttttccatttaatttccaCTTTGTACAAGACTTGTCTCAAACCAATGTGGTTTGAATTCACAAGTTATgccattaatttattaaaaaaaaataaaaacagggACAAAGTGACTATCTTTTGAAAGTTGGGGACTAAAATAGATACTTTTAATAAGATTTTTTAAGCTCTGAAGCATTTTAATAGTTCATGGCCCAAAACGGAACAGATTgaaagtttatttgaaaattaaaaatagctGGTTGGTCTAGTTTTGATTTATTGTGGTTGGTTTTGGTTGTTAGTTTGGGGCAtcagttttaattttattttaaattgataagttGTCTAGTCTCACAATTGGCTAAAATCCTGCCCAAGCCGGTCCATGGCACCCTTACCTCAAATGTTGTTTCAACATTTGCTACACATGCACACACCATATCTTTAGGTATCACCATATGTTTGACATCAAGAAAAGCTTCATTTTAGTCATTTCAGTCATCTAATGAATTACTTAAGTTGATGTCCTTTGCTGAGTTAACTATGCTCTCTTGCAGATTGAGTTAGTTTATTCCTTTATGGTCCTTAGATTTGAGCACATTTCTGCACAGATTAAGTTCTGCTGTCAGTTTGAAATACATGTCTGAGACTCGATTTTctaacaatattttttatgtgttgTAGGTGGAGAGTATGAATGGGTTGGTTTCGGAACTCGCGGTCGTAGCTTCACGAGAGAAAGCAATGTTAGATGAATGTGAATCATTGCTGGCCTCAACAACAGCAATGCAGGTGAGAACATTACTTTCCTGCTCTTAGAATTAGGAAAGCCAATTTATCCCACAAATCTTTCTTGAAGTTACTGCACAAGCTACGTAAAACATTCTGTTAGTCCTGTAGATTGTTTGaggatttgaaaattttaatctaAATCATAATTTTGCATGAGATTAGGAACTCGTGATGATATTAACGTATGGTATCACACTGGATAAAAAGTTTCCTCTTTGAAAGTTGATTGTTTTTGGCAGGTgttttagaaactatttttaGATATCTGATTTATGAATATAGAGTCATAGCCATGCTTGATGGCTAGTTGCTTCtcttaattttgttttagttgATGAGAGGcaagaaaatggaaattttttctgtcaccctgttttcaaatgatttattCACAATTTTTGTAGATTTTttcttgaatttaaattaatgaatgaaaatatttaagctccgtttggtaaccattccgttttttatttttagttattaaaaattaagtcaattTCTTTCCTATATCCTACAGtaatttgcatctttattaattacaattgttgaattcttagccaaattctaaaaacaaaaacaaatttttaaaagctactttttttagtttttaaattttgacttgattttttaaatcattggtaaaactagataataaaggaagaaatttggagatgggAGTGATGTCGATGTAAACAGATTTGTTTGAAAGCCAAAGTTAGACTTGACTGTTTACTGAAAATGAGTCCAATAACAAATGTGTTGTATGGCACAATTAATctcaaaaacatttttaaagaaattgaaagtgtctaaaagtaactttttgataacttgtaaaagtaattattattatgcgttttaattttctatttagaAGGTATCCAACTGTAAAAATTTGTCAGATAAGCTAGCTAACAACCAAGGGCTGTTTGGGAATGTCAGGAAAACAGTTTTCCACCTTCTGAACTGAAATTGAATGGAAACAATTTTAAGATACTATTCCTCAATTCTCTTAATAAATATCCTATGTTTTAGAATAGTTCAAGCTGTTTTTACTTCTAAAATCATGAAATTATGAACAATACGTCG
This DNA window, taken from Benincasa hispida cultivar B227 chromosome 6, ASM972705v1, whole genome shotgun sequence, encodes the following:
- the LOC120079758 gene encoding AUGMIN subunit 8 produces the protein MDVFESDSIRKHSTGETPRLPLGLAERNNVPTTRRSRTREVSSRYKSPTPSALSTPRRCPSPNASRTVLASSQMVQKRAISAERKRPSTPPSPTSPSTRAHDVSADLKLSSRRTAGSRMAESLWPSTMRSLSVSFQSDIISIPVSKKEKPVPASPSDRTLRPSSNFAHKHVETHMVSRKPTPERKRSPLKGKNVSDQLENSKPIDSLHTRLIDQQRWPSRIGGKVSLNALSRSVDLADKIIRSSTGPLPGIGLSSLRRTSSDSMNKLLQRPNNDSTRILPPYDGLRMEDETNSVDDCSLQPSGIPRLASNCLPDRLKPIPVVRSQSLTLPGSRLPSPIRTSVPSASVSRGSSPIRPRPSTPPRGVSPSRARPTNSIQSNSSTSVLSFIADFKGKKGANYIEDAHQLRLLYNRYMQWRFSNARAEAVLDMNKVNAEKMLCNVWKAMIRIWDSVTRNRIDLHMLKLELKLNKIMNDQMSYLDEWDSLERDHINSLSGALLDLEASTLRVPVTAGATADVESLKGAICSALDVMQVMASSICSLLSQVESMNGLVSELAVVASREKAMLDECESLLASTTAMQVEEYSLRTHLIQMKQALENTALNLLPHRYNYCTTFITSHQPS